The region TGCATTTAGAAAATCAAAGTTATGTGTTTTAGCAGAAAATTAGCCAGATTTCCTGCTTGGCATCTGCGGGTCACTGAAGTGACCTGAATCTGACTGGATCACGAGTTTCACTGTGAAACTTTAATAATTGCTTAGGTCAAAATGTGCTCATTTATTGTTAGAATGTCTTTGTTTTTTGCAGATTGCTCCCCAAATGAAACGGCCACCGGCTCCGAAATACAGCAGCTACATGAGAATACAGCCGCTGGAGTGTGGGAGTGATGAGAGTTGGTAAGTGTGGGCAGCTGGACGTTAATGCGGCCTCACACTTCTGCATTGCCAGTATTTCCTCCCTCATCCTACTTCTGCTGGATGGCCTGAGGGAAGTCCTGATTACTGAAGCCCCTGAGGGGTTCGCTTGTTCCAAACTAAGTAAACTCAACCTTGAACAAGAGGATTGGActattaaatgtttaaaaatgtcagCTTAGAGAGTGGCTTTAAGTGTGTAAATCACTGTGGTGGCTGGCTGCACCAACTTACACAACTGTTAGCTTGATTTTAATGGCAACAGCAGGtataagagaaaaacaacacccAAACAAGTCAAAAATACAGTTAAGTAGAACTTAAGATTGTGATCGAGTAATCTGATTGATTTCTCATCAGAAtctaaaagaaagaaatacagtAACTGTAACAAAAAGGTCACATTTTAATTCTATTAAattaccatttttaaaaaagcctctTTGATTATCAATGTTTCAAAAACTATAGTATGTTGGGGGAAAGACTGTTGCTTTAAAGAAACACTCATCAAAATATCAGAAAACACCAGCTACCCTCCAGCTTTAGTCTGTGCTCATCCTTCGATAAATCtgtcaccagcagctcctgtttcACCACCTACTCTTCtaattgtttgtgtgtgtgtgcgcgtgcgcatgtgtgtgcgagAGGAAGTCAGATCTGCCCCCTACATCTTTACAGCTGCAGGAGACATTTCTGTTTAATGAGGTCTGGACCCCCCTACAGTATATCCAAGTGTGTGCTCTTCTATGCTACATTACCAGAATATGTATTTTGCCAAGAACGTGGGGACATTTTCACTGGACCTCACATCTTTCGAGGGCTGTGTGAGGGTTGAGACTCTGTTAAGATGAGAATTGGATttaggttgaggttagaatggGGGAAGTCAGTgtgagtcctcacaaagatagaagtacattATTATCTTCATATCTTGCTCTCTTTTCATCAGCAGGCAGTTTGTTCCagtgaaaacaaaccaaaagacCTCCTGTGGAGCATCAAGCAGAGCTCAGTGTAACATGACACATGAGTCCATTTGGCTCTTGGTCCCATTATTCAAGTCTTGTGATTGAAATAATTGAGCATTTTCATCGGCGGCTAAAGGAGAACAGCAACACGTTGATTGGCAAGCCTGGCGAACAGCACAGCTATGAATCATCATTTCTGTTCTGTTGAAACTGAGAAGTTTCCTGTAAGTTCTGACCTGCTCAAATAGAGCCATCATCGCTGCACTTCTGTCTGCAACACgaagttgtgtgtgtttgtcttgaGCAGCAAGTAAACCCTCAACACTCAAGTCAGCGTTCAGGGGCATCAACTCGCTCTTCAGAAGTGATTCCCAGCTGCCTGGAGAGCAAAAACCAAACTAGCATAATTTCAGCacgtacaacacacacacacacgcacacacacacacacgcgcgctacTTCCACAACACTTTAGTCCCTGTAGAACACCAAGTGTTCCACCCGCCCCCCAttaacacacacagaggggatCTCTCGTCTTGCAGAAGTCTATTATTAGCTGTTCAACCCAGAGACAAACTAATGACACGTTGGGATGAatcaccagagctgctgcctccaactATCATTACActcagcggctgcagcagacagCCGTGTAGGATGCTCGGCCACCTCACcaactcacgcacacactcagcCGAGCCGTCAGTCTGCTTCAAGGACTGCAGGAAAAGTTCTTGTCTGTTAGGAAACCAAGGCGTCGCCATCGTCAACGTCCGGGCTTTACGCCGTCCCTGGCAACCATCTGGTACAAGGTCAGCTAAAGCAACATCGGGTCAATTGTTGGTCCTGTGAGAACATTCCTGAGAGAATCTTCCTGTGTATTTATGAAATTCCTCCAGTCTGTTGCCaatttgtgtgtctgtcctggGGATGATTTGTACAAATCCTAACCTGTTGGGTGATCATCTAACTCCAGTATTCAGGTTAACAAAGTAATTAGAAAATAATTACAtcaaatgatttcattaaaCTGCCTTTCTGCTATTGTCTCTACAGAGGCTGTGGAGCACCATTATAACACTTTTCAAGGGCGCCTGGGTTGTTGTTACTATGACAACTGATGTGTATGACGCAACCTTGATGTCAGTAAATACTGACTGTAGACCAGTCTGCTGTATATGTTGAGAGCTTTAAGCATCAGCCACAACTGTTAATGGGGGCATGAGTGATAGATTAACCTGAGCCTCAGCTGCAGGACTGATCCTGGCACAGCTCATTACGCACTTCAAACTCAACAGCACTGAAATCTGTGGCCACGATGACAATAAATCCCTGTTTTTACAGGTTCATTTGTGTTTGAGTAATCAAGTAGAGCTCAAGCTGTGGTTAAAAAACAACCAGCCATACTGGGTCAGACTTTTAACGTCAGCTTTGCTATCAGATCCCATTGTTTAGCTATTTGAGATCATAAAACCTGGAAGAAACTCCAGCTGAGCCTGTGCATCATTCCCAGACCTTCCAGTAGAAAACCAGTAGAGCCAACTTCTGGTCCGATCTCTAAACAAAGTCAGACCATCCTGAAGCGAGACACCGGCTAATGGTTCGGTGAAGAGCCGCAGTCATTTTGGCTGATAATTGTTTCCACAGAGCCAAACTGGGCAGACATTTAAACGGAACTAGAGCAGCCGGCCAAACACCGTCATTAAGAATCACAAGCACCATCAAACTGCTTCTCTTTGGAGAGTTTCCACTGAAAATTAACATGTCCATTTTATTTCAAACTAAAACCTTGTAGTCATcagggagacaaaaacaaaaaacttgtttctttaattaaagaaaggGGAAATTAAATATACTCTGATTTAAGTaattaaaaaaggcaaaaaactCATTTCCATCATACGACAGCTAGAGTAGTCTGATGTTATGGAGTTAGAATATTTCCTAATTAGATATGTTGGCACGCTGCATTTCCTCTAAACACTGTTTGAAGAAGTTTGACAGAAAATGGGAAATTCCAGTGCAAGTAGCACATAAGATTTTTACCAGTAAAAAGAGGATGTGGCTTCTATTTGAAATGTTCATGTTTCTGCAACTGTCTGAAGGtagaagacaaaataaaactgcCTTTACTGaagataataataacaacaatcgGAGCAACTTCAGCTCCAGAGAGTATTAGAAAGGAAGAACatcagctgctgggaggttcagCAAATTGTATCGTCAGTCAGGTCCCTGTTCAGCAGCAGAGTGGGAGGAAGAATCCAGTCGGGTCGTGACTGGATGCGCTCCAGCTCGCTGGCACAGAGCGTCAGACACTCTTCTGGAATAACCAGATTACACTAAAGTTACTGTATCTGCCCACAAAAGCTGGACACTATGAGTAGATATGTGAactcaggaaacaggaaacacaaatgcagcagTAGTGGTGGGAGATTATTTCACACTTTCCAGAGAAGTTAATCATTGGATCACTGAGAAAAACTGATCACTTCAGGGGATTTGAAGCAGAACTGGTAGCAAATTAGCTCTTCAATTACAGATTGGAGGTTGTTATCTAGCATTTGACAGTAGAATAGTTGAATAGTAGAAAGTGCAATTTGAAGACAGCAATTTAGATGTAAGTGGATGTTAGATTTTGTTCTGGAGCTGACAAAAGGTGAACGCCTCctcatttaatatttaacagctgctgcagctctacgAAGGAacgccacaaaaaaaaaaaaaagctgtcggGAGGAATATACTAAATCAGCTGTTCAACAAataatgtatgtgtgtgttagaagGTTTGGAATTAGTTGGAAGGTGGAGAGGATTGAATGCTCAAGGCCCCCACAGTCACCAGTCAACCCTGGACTCTGGGGTAAAGTCCCTAGAAATGTGTAGATCCGGATCAGCTTTAGGAGGGTTTATTCAGAAGAGTTTGAAAAGAGAAACACCTGACAGCTCTGCTGTCTGCATGTGATCCATCCTGTCACCTGCAGATGCTCCCCGTCTCTGCTGGATGGACATAATGTGCCCAAACAGTCTGCCTGCACACTGGCTGGTGAAAGCCTCTCTCTTAAGCAGCCCCCTCACCGCTCCATGCCCTACATGAGTCCTTCTACCCTTTTCTTCCCAGCACAGTTTCTGCACCTATTTTGGAACCCAAAACCAGGCCATGCAGCAGAgctccctttttctccagattgtccaACACTCCATCAGATCATAGGCAGGCAGATTATGAATATGGAAAATGGGTGTTCATGTCATATCAAACCACAAAAACAGCTGTAAAGTGTATGATGTACGCAGGTCGACTGATTTGGAGAGTTACCATTGAATAAACCAACATTACGGACTAGtttatgttggtttttttttcctcagccCATTCTACAGACGTGAAGCTAATAACGTAAGCGGCGAGGTTATTTTTAGCCTACAGAAAGACGTGAAGAGCAGCGATGGCGGTGTCCTCTCCCTCCTACACCATGCTGACGTCGCGACGTTACGCAAATCCTGGGGTTCACCTCTTGCAGACCCCCTGTTTTTGTCACCGTTGGCGTCATTTTTGGCAGCAAAAAGGAGCGAAACGCAAATTGCGTGGGAGATAAGTAACCCGCAGCGGCAGCAAGGTTAGATTAGGGCTTTGTTTTAAGCGTTAATGCCGTCTGATGTTTCCTTGAAAAACGCTCGGAAACTTGGCGTTGGACACACCCAGCAGGTAGCTGCGAGCCATGCCGGGCTCTGTGATGAGGACCCGGCCGCAGTTCTGCACAATTGAACTGACCCATGAGGCTGGACAACACGCTGACATTTACACCGCCTGCCCCGCCGAGTAACTGACAAacattaaagacaaataaaagggTTGAGGAAAAGTGTTCACTTAACTATTTGTAGAGGTGCTGGAGACACAGGTCAAGGCATTCCCCCTCCACCTCGTCCTCCGTCACCAGGTCCGACAATGGGCGCATCGGCACCGGGTCGCTCTCCTGCAGAGGCATTCTCATCTCCCGGTGGAAGAGCTCCAGGAACCGGCGGAAggttttctcctctgctgcagaaccAGCCATCATTTCTCATTCctggacagacagagacagctCCGACGGTCACAACAGCAACTTGCCGAGTTACGGGGGGATAGTGTCAGCGGACCACACTGACGGAGCTAGCGGAGCTGTTGGAGCGCTGCCGGGCTACAGCGGTGCCGGAAGAGCGAGCTCGTTGACTGGGAGACCAGACGGGGTAAGCGGGATGGTGGTGATGTCTTACGGCTGCACGACCGGAGCTGGACTGATCCCCATTCACAGCTGAGCGAGAGCGCGCCTCGCCTTATCGGAGGATTTCAGGCGATCAAAGGGCGGTGACGTCACGGGGAGCGCGCACGCTTCAGGGACGTCCTCTGAAGACTAAACCAAATTCAGCAATGGAATGTAAATACCTTTTCCTTATTTTAGTTGTACGGTTACAAAGTCTGGATGCATTGTTTTAAACTCTCACTTCAAATGTTTCACGAAATAAGAACTTCAAATGGGAACAGAATTTTAATGTGGGGATTTGGGGGTGTTGTTAAAGGCGTCATTTAGTAGTAATCACAATTATAATTCCTTCCATCCTAGCTTTCAAGCACATGGGTTCGCCCATAAGGGTTgtgttctgctcaaggtttgttCCTGTTAAAAGAGAGTTGTTTATCtttagttttttgtttgttttttgggggtgtTCAGACTATTGTTATTGTCGCAATTTAGGCTATGCCTGGGGAAAATGTAAAAAGGTGACATTATTGTTCATATTTACAGTATGTCAGTAATGGTTTATTAAAATGGGACTCGTGATGGAGTTATTGTTAAAGAAAGTACGTAAATGTTGCGTAAGTGTTATATTGTACTGAATAAAGTATATTGTCCTTTCTGACTCCTGAAAAGCATTTTCTGGTAGTCTATGAATACTGTTCCCCTTTGTTATATTCAGGAACCCATAAGGCTATTTTTTTACTTGAACCTGGACCTTGGATTTCTTCATTATGGATATCTACAAAAAATCTATCTACAAAATTAAATCAAGAACAAATGAGTAAACTGAAAAACGATGTTGTTCCTATCCGGACGTTTAGCTTTAAGAACCCGGAAATATGACCGGAAATGTGTGCGTCGTTGTTTTCATTCCTCCAGAATTCGTCATGAAGGGAGCGAACATGTCTTTTGCTGTCAGTATCGGTTCTTTGCTTCGGACAGAGACCCAGGATGATACTACTCACCGGGATGATGATATATGTGTTGTGGGTGTTTTCGGTAAAAGCAACATGcagtctgctgcagccaaaGAGTCTCTTATTAACATTCTGGCGGACAAACACGTATTCTCGCTGTTTAGCGAAGCAGACGACGGTGGCGCCCCGGAGAGTCAAATACAGGCATTTTATAACCAGGAGAGTCGGGTACTATATCTATTACTTTCCTCCGTTTGCGACAGTCGACAACTACTGCGGGCCTGTCAGTCTCTAAGTGCGGGCATCGTCCACTCCGACGCGCACGACTTCTGGAAAGGTTTGGAGAGGCAACAATGCCTCCACTTGCTCTACATGTTCTCTGTGTGCCACGTTCTCCTCCTTGTCCACCCAAATCAGACATTTGACGTCTCTTACGACCGGCTCTTCAGGGCCCTTGACGCCCTGCGACAGAAAGTTTTGCCTCTGATCCGAGCTGCCATCAAAGACTGTCCGGTGTCCAAAGAGTGGAAGGTGAACTGTCGGCCCTGTCCGCCTCGCCTGCTCTTCGTGTTCCACATGAACGGATCACTGAAGGTATTCACCTACCAGTAGGACCTTTTCCTATTGACAAACAGCGGGTCAAACAGGCAACTAAAAAATATGCAGAACTGAATATTAAGATGGcgaatgtttttcttttgacttGATAAATAGTACATGAATACTTTTGCCAGAAACTGTACATTTAAAGGGATTCAAAAATAGTTCAAAGTATTGTCAGTCCCAATAAGCAGCTTGTCTTTTAAATTTGTTAccttttccttatttttattACTGATAGGTGTCTGGAAATGGTTCCGACTCTGCAGGAAACCCTGACAAGGCCAAAAAGCACTCTCCCAGGAGAAGGCTTCAACATGCCCTGGAGGACCAAATATACCGCATTTTTCGTAAAAGCAGGGTCCTGACCAACCAAAGCAGTAACTGCTTGTTTACCGTGCCTGCCAACCAAGCATTTGTGTACGTGATACCAACGGCAGATGAAGATCCTGTGGGGGTTTTACTTGGTCAGCTGCGTTCCAACTGCACCCTGTACGAGCAGGACTCTACCATGACAGTGTCTGGGCCAAGGCGCTACCAGCAGATGAGACGTTCAACTCGACAAGTCAGCTTCAGTGGGGACTCGGGTACCATGTTGATGGGCAGTCAGCTGTTAGACTGCAGCCTGAAGGAGTTCCTTTGGCAACACATAGATCTGGTTCTCACAAAAAAGGGGTTTGATGACAGTGTTGGCCGCAACCCGCAGCCTTCACACTTTGAGCTGCCATCCTACTCCAAATGGGTCCAGGTGGCCTCCAGACTCCACCAAGTACTAATCAgcaacacagaagaagagctggCAGAGTTGGCCACAAAAGTGCAAGGTCAGCTAAAAGTGTTGGAGGGATTCCTCGAGGCTGACACCAAATTCTCAGAGAACAGGTGCCAGAAAGCTTTGCCACTGGCTCACAGTGCCTACCAGTCCAACCTGCCTCATAACTACACCACAACCGTGCACAAAAACCAGCTGGCCCAGGCACTGCGGGTGTACAGCCAGCATGCTCGTGGTGTGGCTTTCCAGCGCTATGCTCTGCAGCTTCATGAGGACTGCTACAAATTCTGGAGCAATGGCCACCAGCTGTGTGAGGAACGAAGCCTGACTGACCAACATTGTGTCCACAAGTTCCACCTGCTGCCTCAATCAGGTGAGTACAGCCTTCATCATGCTGGATTTGAATgcatggatttccttttttcttgttgtACAATACAGTAAATAATTTGAGAAATGTGCCATTAATTTGGGCAGGAGAGAAGCCCGACATGGACCATAACCCTCCCATTATGAACcacaacagcagggggcgctccaccagctcctgcaaCTGTGGCAAGAAACAGGCTCCTCGTGACGACCCTTTTGACATCAAGGCTGCCAATTATGATTTCTACCAGGTCAGAATGAACCAATGTGCTTAGCTGGCAAAAATAGTGTTTCCTAATGTTGGTAAATGAATCTCACAACGTTGCCCCACTGCTTCCCCTGGCTCAGATCTAGTCCTCATTTGTCCAGGTCGGTCATAACAGTTTTCTCCTCCCGAATAGATCCTGGAGGAGAAATGCTGTGAGAAACTGGAGAGGATAGAGTTTCCAGTGTTCCAGCCCAGCACTCCCGACCCAGCCCCAGCCACCAACCAAGACCAGTGTCATCCGTGCGAGGCTTCAGGCTCCGGTGATGCAGAGCGGCAAAAGGAGCCCAGCACGGCTCAAAGCCACACACCAGGAGAGCCAAGCCTCAGCCTGGCTCTCAGCCTAGGCCACTCCACAGACAGCCTGGGGGCCTATGAGGAAGGGGATGGCACTGAAGCGCAAGTTCAGCAAAAGAGGCCGAGCCTTGTGGACCGCCAGCCCTCCACTGTGGAGTACCTGCCAGGTATGATGCACTCTGGCTGTCCCAAGGGCCTTCTTCCCAAGTTCTCCAGCTGGTCACTGGTCAAACTGGGTCCAGCCAAGTCCTACAACTGTCACACTGGCCTGGAACAGCCAAGTTTCCTCCCTGGCTCCTCCTTCCTTTTGCCTTGGGACATAGTGATTCGCTCTCGCTCAGAAGAGGACGCGGGACTGATGGATAGTTTGGATGGAGGCACGTCCTCGTGGCCTGCCCCCAACAAAACCCTGATGGGAAAGCGAGGTAGCACCGGAGGGCTTGGCCGGAATCGAAGGAGGGATGACATGGCCCGGGTCTTTGTGGGCTTCGAGTATGAAGACAGCAGAGGAAGACGCTTCATTAGCTCAGGGCCTGATAAAATCGTCAAGGTTCTGGGGCCAGGCGGCACCAAAGATCCTGCCACCAAGGTGTTGAATGCCGACATGCCACTTTACATCCCCTCCCCTTCTCAGGGCCGTGGCCTGAAGCCCCACTTTGCCCAGTTGCTTCGTTTGTTTGTTGTGGTGCCGGATGCCCCCCTGGAGGTTACGCTCAACCCACAGGTAAACACGCCTcatgaatatgaatatttaaagaTTTACAGTGGTGTGGCGGCTAAAACATCACTGAGCAGACGTGTAGAAATTTGTGCATTTGCATTTTACCTTAAAATCTTTTTACTCTGGTTTGTTTAAGGACCCTTAGGAAACGAGTTATTACTCATTGATTTATTGAGCCGAGTCAGCTTAAATCGATCAATAACCGTGGGATTTATTCTTTAAATGCACTGACTGAGCCGTTCTTGCGCCCTGTTAATTACACTGACCTTCCGTTTTGACATGAACGGATGAGCAAATGTTTGGTTTTACTAAAACTGCATCTCCATTTTCAGGTCcagcctggtcctcctccctgtccacTCTTCCATCCTGAACAGACAGATATCATGTTGCCACCTGATAGTTTTTGGGTCCTGCGCTTCCCTTATTCCTACTCAACAGATCACGGCCCCTGTTACCCCCCCAAAGAGaaccagccactcaacaactaCAAGGTGCTGCGAGGGATCTTGAAGGCCACCACTGCCATCCCTCCACCATAGCAGTAGCTGCACGCCTGCTGGGAACCAGGCTTCTTTACACCTCCTGCTACAGGATGAGTAAAGTTTCCCACCCTCATCGGGCAGTGACGGCACCATATTTTCTCCTGAGAGGAGCATAGTGGCAGTGTTGGATGTGATGAGAGAGGCTGGGAAAGAGGCAAACATCTCCCTCACATTCTTAATGGGACTCTTGATCAAGTGGTCAGACTGAGCTGTGTTGGAGGTAAAAGACATAATGTAGGAGTGACAAAGtgaaaatggttttaaaacatATAGCCACCGGTGCAGCAGCATAGTTGTCCCCAGCAGTGGCTCCATGACTTTCTGTTACTACCTATCAAGCATGGTGTGATCAGAGTTTCAATAAACAGTTTTGTTTCACATTGAGAGTTTCAGCTTCAGATGTGACATCATAGTCAGATAAAAAATAATCCATTGAGTAAAAAGctgtcactgtgttgctggtgATATAAGTGATGTTTATCATCGATGGGGGAAAAATGatttaatgaaaataaagactgaGCTATCAAATAGGATGATTTTGTTAACTTCCAAATGAACGCGTTTCGCTTCTTGTCCACTAGAGGGGGCTAATTTCTACCCGTGGGTCGATGGGCGACACAATTAATGCCTTTGGGAGGTTCCTTCAGGGAAATTAAGGAATAAAGTAACGACACAGCTAATTATCGCGCCCGAGGACCTTCAAGCTAACCCTACTGCAATTGTTAAATGATGAGCTTTCATTATTTCACGGTAAAAGCTTTATTCAAACCAACAGATACTTTTAAAATTTGTTTTACTCCCTGGTCTATGTCCATTATGTAAAGTTattattttatgatttattttgttgttttattacaATTGAATAAAGTCTAATCCAACTTTTCGTCTTAAGGTTGGTGATAACATCTTTTACTGCTGGACACAGAGTCAATCATTCATagtttatacacacacacacacacacacacacagtctccaGGAATGTGGAAAGTAAGAATTAGGTTAATACCAAAGCTGAGGACTGTTGTTCAAGGTCAGAAAGTTAAATAAGCTCCGTTaggacaaaaagaaacaaacaaacataaagactcaaaaatgtgtttctgtcaCCAGTCAAACGTTAATATAAATGTATTCGGACTGTCATCTCATGTAGCCCGTCCAGTTGTTCGTCCTTCATGAAAGCCTTGGACACTTGAGCAGTAAATCTGGGCATGTGTGTAAAGCAACAACAGCCATAAAAGGAACACAACAAAGCTCAAGTGCTGCTGTTCCCACCTGCTGACAGGTAAAATGAGGCGGGGGAACAAGAGCCAGCCTACAAGCAGATCCAAGCTCCTGGCTCAACTCACTACTGTCAACGTTCCACTCTCACAGGCTGGAACAATAGAAGACACTGAACTGGATGTTCTGTCCCAGAATCAGATGACAGAACACCCAGACAACCAAAGGAAGAACACCTGAGACCGTGAGTAGAACTGGAACAGAATTGGTCTTTTCATTTTACTAGCCTTCTATAAGTTAGCTTGCTGCAAATCTTTAACTAGTATTAACTTGCAGTTTCTGCCATTGCTTAAACAGAAGTGAAGTGCGGCTACGGTGTACGATTAACCCGAAGGATTTAACTTTTAGACATTACAACCAAATTTGAGGTCTTTCTCAGAATCTATACAATTCTTAAAcatgaaaatattttttaaaataattaaaatactGTATTCAGGTAGACTATTTAGGGTTAAATAATCGCAGTATTGTACTAGTCTGGTTTAAACGGTTTTAGGATAATAAGGCCTACTTGtaattttactctttttttaaagaattttagCTGAATTCTTAATGCAATGATCATTGAGAACATTCATTAATGTCAGCACACATTTTCATGTCTTTAAAGCTCGGACAGAACATTCAGACATGGTGCAACATGATGGaaatggtgattttttttcagttttacctgtttgtttttttagtttttactgTTACTGCAGTCAGCCACCAGGTGGTTCAGCTTTGCTTCAGCGGCTGTTTCATGTCATCCATCTTCATATAAACATGTGATTGCGTGATGAACAGGTAGTTAAATAAACAGGAGCTGTTAAGAAATAAAGTTTTCAGCTCTGAAATCAGTTTTGCTCAAAACATTTCCACAATGAAGTTTGTAGCTGCTCTACCGGCAGTTACCGGCACACCATAATACTGGAAAACCAAGTAAGACAGCTCATATCATATTCCACCAACCTCTGTTGTCAAAAGGTGGAGTCAAAGAAGAGAAACCAGGAAGGTTCCAGCTTTGACTCCAGCTCGGGCCTCCTGGGTCTCTGGTTAATTCTGGTTTCCTAAGAACATGTTGTGTGGAAAGACCTTTTGACTATATCAAGATTATGATGTCAGTCCAGCAtcctctgtttttgtcttttttttgacAGTTTCTGATCCATTTTGAGACCCACCTCTCTATTTAATTGACCAAGAACATCATGGTCAGGTCCACGGCTGAGCGGAGGATCGTGTCCAAAGACGGCCACAACAATGTGCGAATCGACAACGTGGAAGGCATGGTCAAGTTGTACCTGCATGACATCTGGACCACCGTGGTGGACATGAAGTGGCGCTACAAACTTACTCTTTTCGCCTCCACCTTTGTCATGACTTGGTTTATCTTTGGCGTCATCTTCTACTTCATCGGCATGGGCAACGGAGACTTTGAGGCTGGTTTGAATTCCACCCACACGCCCTGTGTGATGAACGTAGGGACGCTCACTGGagccttcctcttctccctggaGTCCCAGACCACCATCGGCTATGGTTTTCGCTACATCTCAGAGGAGTGTCCACTGGCCATCTTCACTCTGGTGGCACAGCTCGTCATCACAGGCCTCGCTGAGATCTTCGTCACCGGTGCCTTCCTCGCCAAACTGGCTCGGCCCAAGAAGCGATCGGAGACCATCAAGTTCAGCCAGGTGGCGGTGATCTGTCGACGCCAGGGTAAGCTGTGTCTGATGGTGAGGGTGGCCAACATGAGGAAGAGTCTCCTGATCCAGTGCCAGGTAACAGGGAAGCTCCTCCACCCCAACGTTACACAGGAAGGTGAGAAGACCCTGGTCAACCAAAGCCCTGTGGATTTTTACATGGACTCCAGCGGCGACTGCCCTTTCCTCATCCTCCCGCTCACCTTCTACCACGTCCTGGATGAGCACAGCCCGCTGGCAGGTCTGAACGCTGAAAACCTGCGCAGGCGTGATTTTGAGCTGCTGGTCACCCTCAATGCCACCATGGAGTCCACCGCAGCCACGTGCCAGAGTCGCACCTCTTACATCCCTCAGGAGATCCTCTGGGGATACGAGTTCAAGCCGGTGCTGTTCAGCACCACGGGGGGTCGCTACGTGGCGGATTTCAACTTCTTTGATAAGGTGCAGTTGAGCAGCAACGCCGGCTTTCATAGTAATGACCAAGAGAAGCTAAAATTGGAGGAGGACTATAAGAAAGAGTAGAAGAAATGCAGCGCTGTTGGGAGTTTAAGGCCTGACACTCGTTTGCTGATGTCTGACGTCAATTTCAAGTTGATCTACATGTGGAACCatatcatttcattttcctttttattagtgAATTACTAAACTGACGTATTCATGTTATAGTTTCATTGTTGGTCTCACACATTTTA is a window of Takifugu flavidus isolate HTHZ2018 chromosome 14, ASM371156v2, whole genome shotgun sequence DNA encoding:
- the kcnj15 gene encoding ATP-sensitive inward rectifier potassium channel 15, encoding MVRSTAERRIVSKDGHNNVRIDNVEGMVKLYLHDIWTTVVDMKWRYKLTLFASTFVMTWFIFGVIFYFIGMGNGDFEAGLNSTHTPCVMNVGTLTGAFLFSLESQTTIGYGFRYISEECPLAIFTLVAQLVITGLAEIFVTGAFLAKLARPKKRSETIKFSQVAVICRRQGKLCLMVRVANMRKSLLIQCQVTGKLLHPNVTQEGEKTLVNQSPVDFYMDSSGDCPFLILPLTFYHVLDEHSPLAGLNAENLRRRDFELLVTLNATMESTAATCQSRTSYIPQEILWGYEFKPVLFSTTGGRYVADFNFFDKVQLSSNAGFHSNDQEKLKLEEDYKKE
- the smg8 gene encoding nonsense-mediated mRNA decay factor SMG8 — protein: MKGANMSFAVSIGSLLRTETQDDTTHRDDDICVVGVFGKSNMQSAAAKESLINILADKHVFSLFSEADDGGAPESQIQAFYNQESRVLYLLLSSVCDSRQLLRACQSLSAGIVHSDAHDFWKGLERQQCLHLLYMFSVCHVLLLVHPNQTFDVSYDRLFRALDALRQKVLPLIRAAIKDCPVSKEWKVNCRPCPPRLLFVFHMNGSLKVSGNGSDSAGNPDKAKKHSPRRRLQHALEDQIYRIFRKSRVLTNQSSNCLFTVPANQAFVYVIPTADEDPVGVLLGQLRSNCTLYEQDSTMTVSGPRRYQQMRRSTRQVSFSGDSGTMLMGSQLLDCSLKEFLWQHIDLVLTKKGFDDSVGRNPQPSHFELPSYSKWVQVASRLHQVLISNTEEELAELATKVQGQLKVLEGFLEADTKFSENRCQKALPLAHSAYQSNLPHNYTTTVHKNQLAQALRVYSQHARGVAFQRYALQLHEDCYKFWSNGHQLCEERSLTDQHCVHKFHLLPQSGEKPDMDHNPPIMNHNSRGRSTSSCNCGKKQAPRDDPFDIKAANYDFYQILEEKCCEKLERIEFPVFQPSTPDPAPATNQDQCHPCEASGSGDAERQKEPSTAQSHTPGEPSLSLALSLGHSTDSLGAYEEGDGTEAQVQQKRPSLVDRQPSTVEYLPGMMHSGCPKGLLPKFSSWSLVKLGPAKSYNCHTGLEQPSFLPGSSFLLPWDIVIRSRSEEDAGLMDSLDGGTSSWPAPNKTLMGKRGSTGGLGRNRRRDDMARVFVGFEYEDSRGRRFISSGPDKIVKVLGPGGTKDPATKVLNADMPLYIPSPSQGRGLKPHFAQLLRLFVVVPDAPLEVTLNPQVQPGPPPCPLFHPEQTDIMLPPDSFWVLRFPYSYSTDHGPCYPPKENQPLNNYKVLRGILKATTAIPPP